A genomic window from Chelonia mydas isolate rCheMyd1 chromosome 16, rCheMyd1.pri.v2, whole genome shotgun sequence includes:
- the LOC102948079 gene encoding zinc finger protein 345 isoform X2, with the protein MTGGGSRLFRILGGKLRPGLAVASPARWACPETAPLSCGVTGGGGQPTCPFSPGRLGPRLPSGDVAAGGLEAPCPRCGRRRGPGPRALPSGGAGVTAPRAGRTTFPTGPCAEKPLPRRVRGPRAPCARPGCGAGSGFVISWMEREEELRVLDPQDLEKTDIPRLTVDGFLGDNVVETPDPEKTDLHGTLLGGSSGALFQSPKSDCEAGWEWQGPTSQHIPGEGATGNPHDAAAQPRAFTGDKPYKCSECGKGFSQSSDLIRHLRTHTGERPYKCPDCGRGFSDSSTLLKHHRVHTGERPYKCTECGKGFILSSYLLQHQQVHSREKAHKCASCGRCFGQSSELAQHQRAHLGERPYKCSECSKGFSQSSDLIRHQRTHTGERPYQCPDCGKGFSDSSTLIKHQRTHTGERPYKCTACGRGFSESSTLIKHQRTHTGERPYMCTECGKSFSLSSTLFKHQRTHTGERPYLCTECGKAFSLSSNLLQHQRTHAGERPFACAQCGKRFTQSSNLLQHQRTHTGERPYQCTQCGRHFSLSSNLIQHQRTHLGERPYACTQCGKRFGLSSNLLQHQRTHTGERPFACAQCGKRFSDSSTLSKHHRTHVGQCLYASAQCTKGFGDSATLLQHPHTHRHEQPYQCTQCSKAFSQSSGLAQHQHAHKDWPLCAIAPCP; encoded by the exons ATGACTGGGGGTGGAAGTAGGTTATTCCGGATACTTGGCGGGAAACTGAGGCCAGGGCTGGCGGTGGCGAGCCCTGCCAGGTGGGCATGTCCGGAgaccgccccgctctcctgcggGGTGACTGGTGGGGGTGGGCAGCCAACGTGCCCCTTTAGCCCAGGCCGCCTTGGGCCTCGCCTGCCCTCTGGGGATGTGGCGGCTGGCGGCCTGGAGGCTCCCTGCCCCCGCTGCGGCCGGCGAAGGGGGCCGGGGCCTAGGGCGCTCCCCAGCGGCGGGGCCGGTGTCACGGCTCCCCGGGCCGGCCGAACTACGTTTCCCACAGGCCCTTGCGCCGAAAAGCCGCTTCCCCGGCGCGTCCGCGGGCCCCGCGCACCCTGCGCCCGGCCTGGCTGCGGAGCGGGCTCAG GATTTGTGATCTCCTGGATGGAACGAGAGGAAGAGCTGCGGGTTCTGGATCCCCAGGACTTGGAGAAAACAGATATCCCAAGGCTCACAG TAGATGGATTTTTGGGTGACAATGTGGTGGAGACACCTGATCCTGAGAAAACTGATCTGCATGGGACACTGCTAGGGGGATCCAGCGGGGCCCTTTTCCAGAGTCCCAAGAGTGACTGCGAGGCGGGCTGGGAATGGCAAGGCCCTACAAGCCAACACATCCCCGGTGAAGGAGCTACAGGGAATCCCCATGATGCTGCTGCCCAACCAAGAGCCTTCACAGGGGATAAGCCCTataaatgcagtgagtgtgggaagggcttcagccagagctctgACCTCATCCGGCACCTGCGCACTCACACCGGCGAGCGCCCCTACAAGTGCCCGGACTGCGGCAGGGGCTTCAGTGACAGCTCCACACTGCTCAAGCACCATCGCGTGCAcacgggcgagcgcccctacAAGTGCACTGAGTGTGGCAAGGGCTTCATCCTCAGCTCCTACCTCCTCCAGCACCAGCAGGTGCACAGCAGGGAGAAAGCCCACAAGTGTGCCAGCTGTGGGCGCTGCTTCGGCCAGAGCTCGGAGCTGGCGCAGCACCAGCGTGCCCACCTGGGCGAGCGCCCCTACAAGTGCAGCGAGTGTAGCAagggcttcagccagagctctgACCTCATCCggcaccagcgcacccacacgggcgagcgcccctacCAGTGCCCGGACTGCGGCAAGGGTTTTAGCGACAGCTCCACCCTCATCAAGCACCAGCGCACGCAcacgggcgagcgcccctacAAGTGCACGGCCTGCGGCCGGGGCTTCAGCGAGAGCTCCACCCTCATCAAGCACCAGCGCACGCAcacgggcgagcgcccctacATGTGCACCGAGTGCGGCAAGAGCTTCAGCCTCAGCTCCACGCTCTTCAAGCACCAGCGCACGCACACAGGCGAGCGGCCCTACCTGTGCACCGAGTGCGGCAAGGCCTTCAGCCTCAGCTCTAACCTCCTGCAGCACCAGCGCACGCATGCGGGCGAGCGCCCCTTTGCCTGCGCCCAGTGCGGCAAGCGCTTCACGCAGAGCTCCAACCTGCTGcagcaccagcgcacccacaccggGGAGCGCCCCTACCAGTGCACCCAGTGCGGCCGCCACTTCAGCCTCAGCTCCAACCTCATCCAGCACCAGCGCACCCACTTGGGCGAGCGCCCCTACGCCTGCACCCAGTGCGGCAAGCGCTTCGGCCTGAGCTCCAACCTGCTGcagcaccagcgcacccacactGGGGAGCGCCCCTTTGCCTGCGCCCAGTGTGGCAAGCGCTTCAGCGACAGCTCCACCCTGAGCAAGCACCACCGCACCCATGTGGGGCAGTGCCTCTATGCCAGTGCACAGTGCACCAAGGGTTTTGGGGACAGTGCCACGCTCCTGCAGCACCCGCACACCCACCGGCATGAGCAGCCCTACCAGTGCACCCAATGCAGCAAGGCCTTCAGCCAGAGCTCTGGCCTGGCCCAGCACCAGCATGCCCACAAGGACTGGCCCCTCTGTGCCATCGCGCCCTGCCCCTAA
- the LOC102948079 gene encoding zinc finger protein 345 isoform X1 — MTGGGSRLFRILGGKLRPGLAVASPARWACPETAPLSCGVTGGGGQPTCPFSPGRLGPRLPSGDVAAGGLEAPCPRCGRRRGPGPRALPSGGAGVTAPRAGRTTFPTGPCAEKPLPRRVRGPRAPCARPGCGAGSGFVISWMEREEELRVLDPQDLEKTDIPRLTAVDGFLGDNVVETPDPEKTDLHGTLLGGSSGALFQSPKSDCEAGWEWQGPTSQHIPGEGATGNPHDAAAQPRAFTGDKPYKCSECGKGFSQSSDLIRHLRTHTGERPYKCPDCGRGFSDSSTLLKHHRVHTGERPYKCTECGKGFILSSYLLQHQQVHSREKAHKCASCGRCFGQSSELAQHQRAHLGERPYKCSECSKGFSQSSDLIRHQRTHTGERPYQCPDCGKGFSDSSTLIKHQRTHTGERPYKCTACGRGFSESSTLIKHQRTHTGERPYMCTECGKSFSLSSTLFKHQRTHTGERPYLCTECGKAFSLSSNLLQHQRTHAGERPFACAQCGKRFTQSSNLLQHQRTHTGERPYQCTQCGRHFSLSSNLIQHQRTHLGERPYACTQCGKRFGLSSNLLQHQRTHTGERPFACAQCGKRFSDSSTLSKHHRTHVGQCLYASAQCTKGFGDSATLLQHPHTHRHEQPYQCTQCSKAFSQSSGLAQHQHAHKDWPLCAIAPCP; from the exons ATGACTGGGGGTGGAAGTAGGTTATTCCGGATACTTGGCGGGAAACTGAGGCCAGGGCTGGCGGTGGCGAGCCCTGCCAGGTGGGCATGTCCGGAgaccgccccgctctcctgcggGGTGACTGGTGGGGGTGGGCAGCCAACGTGCCCCTTTAGCCCAGGCCGCCTTGGGCCTCGCCTGCCCTCTGGGGATGTGGCGGCTGGCGGCCTGGAGGCTCCCTGCCCCCGCTGCGGCCGGCGAAGGGGGCCGGGGCCTAGGGCGCTCCCCAGCGGCGGGGCCGGTGTCACGGCTCCCCGGGCCGGCCGAACTACGTTTCCCACAGGCCCTTGCGCCGAAAAGCCGCTTCCCCGGCGCGTCCGCGGGCCCCGCGCACCCTGCGCCCGGCCTGGCTGCGGAGCGGGCTCAG GATTTGTGATCTCCTGGATGGAACGAGAGGAAGAGCTGCGGGTTCTGGATCCCCAGGACTTGGAGAAAACAGATATCCCAAGGCTCACAG CAGTAGATGGATTTTTGGGTGACAATGTGGTGGAGACACCTGATCCTGAGAAAACTGATCTGCATGGGACACTGCTAGGGGGATCCAGCGGGGCCCTTTTCCAGAGTCCCAAGAGTGACTGCGAGGCGGGCTGGGAATGGCAAGGCCCTACAAGCCAACACATCCCCGGTGAAGGAGCTACAGGGAATCCCCATGATGCTGCTGCCCAACCAAGAGCCTTCACAGGGGATAAGCCCTataaatgcagtgagtgtgggaagggcttcagccagagctctgACCTCATCCGGCACCTGCGCACTCACACCGGCGAGCGCCCCTACAAGTGCCCGGACTGCGGCAGGGGCTTCAGTGACAGCTCCACACTGCTCAAGCACCATCGCGTGCAcacgggcgagcgcccctacAAGTGCACTGAGTGTGGCAAGGGCTTCATCCTCAGCTCCTACCTCCTCCAGCACCAGCAGGTGCACAGCAGGGAGAAAGCCCACAAGTGTGCCAGCTGTGGGCGCTGCTTCGGCCAGAGCTCGGAGCTGGCGCAGCACCAGCGTGCCCACCTGGGCGAGCGCCCCTACAAGTGCAGCGAGTGTAGCAagggcttcagccagagctctgACCTCATCCggcaccagcgcacccacacgggcgagcgcccctacCAGTGCCCGGACTGCGGCAAGGGTTTTAGCGACAGCTCCACCCTCATCAAGCACCAGCGCACGCAcacgggcgagcgcccctacAAGTGCACGGCCTGCGGCCGGGGCTTCAGCGAGAGCTCCACCCTCATCAAGCACCAGCGCACGCAcacgggcgagcgcccctacATGTGCACCGAGTGCGGCAAGAGCTTCAGCCTCAGCTCCACGCTCTTCAAGCACCAGCGCACGCACACAGGCGAGCGGCCCTACCTGTGCACCGAGTGCGGCAAGGCCTTCAGCCTCAGCTCTAACCTCCTGCAGCACCAGCGCACGCATGCGGGCGAGCGCCCCTTTGCCTGCGCCCAGTGCGGCAAGCGCTTCACGCAGAGCTCCAACCTGCTGcagcaccagcgcacccacaccggGGAGCGCCCCTACCAGTGCACCCAGTGCGGCCGCCACTTCAGCCTCAGCTCCAACCTCATCCAGCACCAGCGCACCCACTTGGGCGAGCGCCCCTACGCCTGCACCCAGTGCGGCAAGCGCTTCGGCCTGAGCTCCAACCTGCTGcagcaccagcgcacccacactGGGGAGCGCCCCTTTGCCTGCGCCCAGTGTGGCAAGCGCTTCAGCGACAGCTCCACCCTGAGCAAGCACCACCGCACCCATGTGGGGCAGTGCCTCTATGCCAGTGCACAGTGCACCAAGGGTTTTGGGGACAGTGCCACGCTCCTGCAGCACCCGCACACCCACCGGCATGAGCAGCCCTACCAGTGCACCCAATGCAGCAAGGCCTTCAGCCAGAGCTCTGGCCTGGCCCAGCACCAGCATGCCCACAAGGACTGGCCCCTCTGTGCCATCGCGCCCTGCCCCTAA
- the LOC102948079 gene encoding zinc finger protein 135 isoform X5 — protein sequence MLPLPPKVALAHGLSHGQILFVPAVDGFLGDNVVETPDPEKTDLHGTLLGGSSGALFQSPKSDCEAGWEWQGPTSQHIPGEGATGNPHDAAAQPRAFTGDKPYKCSECGKGFSQSSDLIRHLRTHTGERPYKCPDCGRGFSDSSTLLKHHRVHTGERPYKCTECGKGFILSSYLLQHQQVHSREKAHKCASCGRCFGQSSELAQHQRAHLGERPYKCSECSKGFSQSSDLIRHQRTHTGERPYQCPDCGKGFSDSSTLIKHQRTHTGERPYKCTACGRGFSESSTLIKHQRTHTGERPYMCTECGKSFSLSSTLFKHQRTHTGERPYLCTECGKAFSLSSNLLQHQRTHAGERPFACAQCGKRFTQSSNLLQHQRTHTGERPYQCTQCGRHFSLSSNLIQHQRTHLGERPYACTQCGKRFGLSSNLLQHQRTHTGERPFACAQCGKRFSDSSTLSKHHRTHVGQCLYASAQCTKGFGDSATLLQHPHTHRHEQPYQCTQCSKAFSQSSGLAQHQHAHKDWPLCAIAPCP from the coding sequence atgctgcccctcccccccaaggttGCCTTGGCACATGGGCTGAGTCATGGCCAGATTCTCTTTGTTCCAGCAGTAGATGGATTTTTGGGTGACAATGTGGTGGAGACACCTGATCCTGAGAAAACTGATCTGCATGGGACACTGCTAGGGGGATCCAGCGGGGCCCTTTTCCAGAGTCCCAAGAGTGACTGCGAGGCGGGCTGGGAATGGCAAGGCCCTACAAGCCAACACATCCCCGGTGAAGGAGCTACAGGGAATCCCCATGATGCTGCTGCCCAACCAAGAGCCTTCACAGGGGATAAGCCCTataaatgcagtgagtgtgggaagggcttcagccagagctctgACCTCATCCGGCACCTGCGCACTCACACCGGCGAGCGCCCCTACAAGTGCCCGGACTGCGGCAGGGGCTTCAGTGACAGCTCCACACTGCTCAAGCACCATCGCGTGCAcacgggcgagcgcccctacAAGTGCACTGAGTGTGGCAAGGGCTTCATCCTCAGCTCCTACCTCCTCCAGCACCAGCAGGTGCACAGCAGGGAGAAAGCCCACAAGTGTGCCAGCTGTGGGCGCTGCTTCGGCCAGAGCTCGGAGCTGGCGCAGCACCAGCGTGCCCACCTGGGCGAGCGCCCCTACAAGTGCAGCGAGTGTAGCAagggcttcagccagagctctgACCTCATCCggcaccagcgcacccacacgggcgagcgcccctacCAGTGCCCGGACTGCGGCAAGGGTTTTAGCGACAGCTCCACCCTCATCAAGCACCAGCGCACGCAcacgggcgagcgcccctacAAGTGCACGGCCTGCGGCCGGGGCTTCAGCGAGAGCTCCACCCTCATCAAGCACCAGCGCACGCAcacgggcgagcgcccctacATGTGCACCGAGTGCGGCAAGAGCTTCAGCCTCAGCTCCACGCTCTTCAAGCACCAGCGCACGCACACAGGCGAGCGGCCCTACCTGTGCACCGAGTGCGGCAAGGCCTTCAGCCTCAGCTCTAACCTCCTGCAGCACCAGCGCACGCATGCGGGCGAGCGCCCCTTTGCCTGCGCCCAGTGCGGCAAGCGCTTCACGCAGAGCTCCAACCTGCTGcagcaccagcgcacccacaccggGGAGCGCCCCTACCAGTGCACCCAGTGCGGCCGCCACTTCAGCCTCAGCTCCAACCTCATCCAGCACCAGCGCACCCACTTGGGCGAGCGCCCCTACGCCTGCACCCAGTGCGGCAAGCGCTTCGGCCTGAGCTCCAACCTGCTGcagcaccagcgcacccacactGGGGAGCGCCCCTTTGCCTGCGCCCAGTGTGGCAAGCGCTTCAGCGACAGCTCCACCCTGAGCAAGCACCACCGCACCCATGTGGGGCAGTGCCTCTATGCCAGTGCACAGTGCACCAAGGGTTTTGGGGACAGTGCCACGCTCCTGCAGCACCCGCACACCCACCGGCATGAGCAGCCCTACCAGTGCACCCAATGCAGCAAGGCCTTCAGCCAGAGCTCTGGCCTGGCCCAGCACCAGCATGCCCACAAGGACTGGCCCCTCTGTGCCATCGCGCCCTGCCCCTAA
- the LOC102948079 gene encoding zinc finger protein 135 isoform X4 produces MEREEELRVLDPQDLEKTDIPRLTVDGFLGDNVVETPDPEKTDLHGTLLGGSSGALFQSPKSDCEAGWEWQGPTSQHIPGEGATGNPHDAAAQPRAFTGDKPYKCSECGKGFSQSSDLIRHLRTHTGERPYKCPDCGRGFSDSSTLLKHHRVHTGERPYKCTECGKGFILSSYLLQHQQVHSREKAHKCASCGRCFGQSSELAQHQRAHLGERPYKCSECSKGFSQSSDLIRHQRTHTGERPYQCPDCGKGFSDSSTLIKHQRTHTGERPYKCTACGRGFSESSTLIKHQRTHTGERPYMCTECGKSFSLSSTLFKHQRTHTGERPYLCTECGKAFSLSSNLLQHQRTHAGERPFACAQCGKRFTQSSNLLQHQRTHTGERPYQCTQCGRHFSLSSNLIQHQRTHLGERPYACTQCGKRFGLSSNLLQHQRTHTGERPFACAQCGKRFSDSSTLSKHHRTHVGQCLYASAQCTKGFGDSATLLQHPHTHRHEQPYQCTQCSKAFSQSSGLAQHQHAHKDWPLCAIAPCP; encoded by the exons ATGGAACGAGAGGAAGAGCTGCGGGTTCTGGATCCCCAGGACTTGGAGAAAACAGATATCCCAAGGCTCACAG TAGATGGATTTTTGGGTGACAATGTGGTGGAGACACCTGATCCTGAGAAAACTGATCTGCATGGGACACTGCTAGGGGGATCCAGCGGGGCCCTTTTCCAGAGTCCCAAGAGTGACTGCGAGGCGGGCTGGGAATGGCAAGGCCCTACAAGCCAACACATCCCCGGTGAAGGAGCTACAGGGAATCCCCATGATGCTGCTGCCCAACCAAGAGCCTTCACAGGGGATAAGCCCTataaatgcagtgagtgtgggaagggcttcagccagagctctgACCTCATCCGGCACCTGCGCACTCACACCGGCGAGCGCCCCTACAAGTGCCCGGACTGCGGCAGGGGCTTCAGTGACAGCTCCACACTGCTCAAGCACCATCGCGTGCAcacgggcgagcgcccctacAAGTGCACTGAGTGTGGCAAGGGCTTCATCCTCAGCTCCTACCTCCTCCAGCACCAGCAGGTGCACAGCAGGGAGAAAGCCCACAAGTGTGCCAGCTGTGGGCGCTGCTTCGGCCAGAGCTCGGAGCTGGCGCAGCACCAGCGTGCCCACCTGGGCGAGCGCCCCTACAAGTGCAGCGAGTGTAGCAagggcttcagccagagctctgACCTCATCCggcaccagcgcacccacacgggcgagcgcccctacCAGTGCCCGGACTGCGGCAAGGGTTTTAGCGACAGCTCCACCCTCATCAAGCACCAGCGCACGCAcacgggcgagcgcccctacAAGTGCACGGCCTGCGGCCGGGGCTTCAGCGAGAGCTCCACCCTCATCAAGCACCAGCGCACGCAcacgggcgagcgcccctacATGTGCACCGAGTGCGGCAAGAGCTTCAGCCTCAGCTCCACGCTCTTCAAGCACCAGCGCACGCACACAGGCGAGCGGCCCTACCTGTGCACCGAGTGCGGCAAGGCCTTCAGCCTCAGCTCTAACCTCCTGCAGCACCAGCGCACGCATGCGGGCGAGCGCCCCTTTGCCTGCGCCCAGTGCGGCAAGCGCTTCACGCAGAGCTCCAACCTGCTGcagcaccagcgcacccacaccggGGAGCGCCCCTACCAGTGCACCCAGTGCGGCCGCCACTTCAGCCTCAGCTCCAACCTCATCCAGCACCAGCGCACCCACTTGGGCGAGCGCCCCTACGCCTGCACCCAGTGCGGCAAGCGCTTCGGCCTGAGCTCCAACCTGCTGcagcaccagcgcacccacactGGGGAGCGCCCCTTTGCCTGCGCCCAGTGTGGCAAGCGCTTCAGCGACAGCTCCACCCTGAGCAAGCACCACCGCACCCATGTGGGGCAGTGCCTCTATGCCAGTGCACAGTGCACCAAGGGTTTTGGGGACAGTGCCACGCTCCTGCAGCACCCGCACACCCACCGGCATGAGCAGCCCTACCAGTGCACCCAATGCAGCAAGGCCTTCAGCCAGAGCTCTGGCCTGGCCCAGCACCAGCATGCCCACAAGGACTGGCCCCTCTGTGCCATCGCGCCCTGCCCCTAA
- the LOC102948079 gene encoding zinc finger protein 135 isoform X3 has product MEREEELRVLDPQDLEKTDIPRLTAVDGFLGDNVVETPDPEKTDLHGTLLGGSSGALFQSPKSDCEAGWEWQGPTSQHIPGEGATGNPHDAAAQPRAFTGDKPYKCSECGKGFSQSSDLIRHLRTHTGERPYKCPDCGRGFSDSSTLLKHHRVHTGERPYKCTECGKGFILSSYLLQHQQVHSREKAHKCASCGRCFGQSSELAQHQRAHLGERPYKCSECSKGFSQSSDLIRHQRTHTGERPYQCPDCGKGFSDSSTLIKHQRTHTGERPYKCTACGRGFSESSTLIKHQRTHTGERPYMCTECGKSFSLSSTLFKHQRTHTGERPYLCTECGKAFSLSSNLLQHQRTHAGERPFACAQCGKRFTQSSNLLQHQRTHTGERPYQCTQCGRHFSLSSNLIQHQRTHLGERPYACTQCGKRFGLSSNLLQHQRTHTGERPFACAQCGKRFSDSSTLSKHHRTHVGQCLYASAQCTKGFGDSATLLQHPHTHRHEQPYQCTQCSKAFSQSSGLAQHQHAHKDWPLCAIAPCP; this is encoded by the exons ATGGAACGAGAGGAAGAGCTGCGGGTTCTGGATCCCCAGGACTTGGAGAAAACAGATATCCCAAGGCTCACAG CAGTAGATGGATTTTTGGGTGACAATGTGGTGGAGACACCTGATCCTGAGAAAACTGATCTGCATGGGACACTGCTAGGGGGATCCAGCGGGGCCCTTTTCCAGAGTCCCAAGAGTGACTGCGAGGCGGGCTGGGAATGGCAAGGCCCTACAAGCCAACACATCCCCGGTGAAGGAGCTACAGGGAATCCCCATGATGCTGCTGCCCAACCAAGAGCCTTCACAGGGGATAAGCCCTataaatgcagtgagtgtgggaagggcttcagccagagctctgACCTCATCCGGCACCTGCGCACTCACACCGGCGAGCGCCCCTACAAGTGCCCGGACTGCGGCAGGGGCTTCAGTGACAGCTCCACACTGCTCAAGCACCATCGCGTGCAcacgggcgagcgcccctacAAGTGCACTGAGTGTGGCAAGGGCTTCATCCTCAGCTCCTACCTCCTCCAGCACCAGCAGGTGCACAGCAGGGAGAAAGCCCACAAGTGTGCCAGCTGTGGGCGCTGCTTCGGCCAGAGCTCGGAGCTGGCGCAGCACCAGCGTGCCCACCTGGGCGAGCGCCCCTACAAGTGCAGCGAGTGTAGCAagggcttcagccagagctctgACCTCATCCggcaccagcgcacccacacgggcgagcgcccctacCAGTGCCCGGACTGCGGCAAGGGTTTTAGCGACAGCTCCACCCTCATCAAGCACCAGCGCACGCAcacgggcgagcgcccctacAAGTGCACGGCCTGCGGCCGGGGCTTCAGCGAGAGCTCCACCCTCATCAAGCACCAGCGCACGCAcacgggcgagcgcccctacATGTGCACCGAGTGCGGCAAGAGCTTCAGCCTCAGCTCCACGCTCTTCAAGCACCAGCGCACGCACACAGGCGAGCGGCCCTACCTGTGCACCGAGTGCGGCAAGGCCTTCAGCCTCAGCTCTAACCTCCTGCAGCACCAGCGCACGCATGCGGGCGAGCGCCCCTTTGCCTGCGCCCAGTGCGGCAAGCGCTTCACGCAGAGCTCCAACCTGCTGcagcaccagcgcacccacaccggGGAGCGCCCCTACCAGTGCACCCAGTGCGGCCGCCACTTCAGCCTCAGCTCCAACCTCATCCAGCACCAGCGCACCCACTTGGGCGAGCGCCCCTACGCCTGCACCCAGTGCGGCAAGCGCTTCGGCCTGAGCTCCAACCTGCTGcagcaccagcgcacccacactGGGGAGCGCCCCTTTGCCTGCGCCCAGTGTGGCAAGCGCTTCAGCGACAGCTCCACCCTGAGCAAGCACCACCGCACCCATGTGGGGCAGTGCCTCTATGCCAGTGCACAGTGCACCAAGGGTTTTGGGGACAGTGCCACGCTCCTGCAGCACCCGCACACCCACCGGCATGAGCAGCCCTACCAGTGCACCCAATGCAGCAAGGCCTTCAGCCAGAGCTCTGGCCTGGCCCAGCACCAGCATGCCCACAAGGACTGGCCCCTCTGTGCCATCGCGCCCTGCCCCTAA